A single Marinobacter sp. es.042 DNA region contains:
- the hslV gene encoding ATP-dependent protease subunit HslV, whose product MTTILSVRRDDEVAMGGDGQVSLGNTVMKGNARKVRRLYNGQVIAGFAGGTADAFTLFERFEAQLEKHQGNLTRAAVELAKDWRTDRALRRLEALLAVADKTASLIITGNGDVIEPEQGLIAIGSGGPFAQASARALLENTELSAHEIVEKGLDIAADICIYTNHNRTLEVLSKND is encoded by the coding sequence ATGACTACCATTCTTTCCGTCAGGCGCGATGACGAAGTTGCCATGGGTGGCGACGGCCAGGTTTCCCTGGGCAACACCGTAATGAAAGGCAATGCCCGGAAGGTTCGCCGCCTTTACAACGGCCAGGTGATCGCCGGCTTCGCGGGCGGTACCGCCGATGCCTTCACCCTGTTCGAGCGATTCGAAGCCCAGCTTGAAAAACACCAGGGCAACCTCACCAGGGCCGCGGTGGAACTGGCGAAAGACTGGCGCACAGACCGCGCCCTGCGCAGACTCGAAGCCTTGCTGGCCGTGGCGGACAAAACCGCCTCACTGATCATTACCGGCAACGGCGATGTGATTGAACCGGAACAGGGCCTGATTGCCATCGGATCGGGCGGCCCCTTTGCCCAGGCCTCGGCCCGCGCTCTGTTGGAAAATACCGAGCTGTCTGCCCACGAAATTGTCGAGAAAGGTCTGGATATCGCCGCCGACATTTGTATCTACACCAACCACAATCGCACCCTTGAAGTGCTCTCCAAAAACGACTGA
- a CDS encoding patatin-like phospholipase family protein, with the protein MSSPIDHKPAPRIGLALGGGGPLGGIYEIGALRALDEALDGLDFNNIDVYVGVNGGSFVAANLANQMTTAQLCRIFVRNEAEVHPFHPEVFYRPAFREIGSRLLAIPGLVSTAVSRFVNNPYDQSLLEAMTILAQAAPAGLFDNEGLHEYLKRAFTMLGRTNDFRQLKRSLYIVAADVESTEAVCFGAPGFDHVPISKAIQASTASPGLYVPVEIDGRYYVDGTLRKGLHASVAFEDGADLVFAVNPQVPIDASAAVRAGSMKPGELTRSGMPNVLSQTFRTMVYSRMQSGIAQYARDYPDKDILLFEPTRDDAKLFFSNVFSFQSRRMVCEHAYQMTRRDLLSRADQLEPKLAKYGIKLRRDRLEDEQRTISTSLYGEMLPLYVAKGRKKKAEKGRLAGGLTNVSHLFSKAQ; encoded by the coding sequence ATGAGCTCGCCAATTGACCATAAACCCGCTCCCCGCATCGGGCTTGCCCTTGGTGGCGGTGGTCCTCTGGGCGGCATTTATGAAATCGGAGCGCTCCGGGCGCTGGATGAGGCGCTTGATGGTCTCGATTTCAACAACATCGATGTCTATGTTGGCGTGAATGGCGGCTCTTTTGTGGCGGCGAATCTTGCCAACCAGATGACCACGGCGCAACTCTGTCGGATCTTCGTGCGCAATGAAGCAGAAGTACATCCGTTCCATCCGGAGGTGTTCTATAGGCCGGCTTTCCGGGAGATCGGCAGTCGATTGCTGGCAATTCCGGGGCTGGTTTCCACGGCGGTAAGCCGCTTTGTCAACAACCCTTACGATCAGAGCCTGCTGGAAGCCATGACCATCCTGGCCCAGGCAGCGCCGGCCGGGCTGTTTGATAACGAAGGGCTGCATGAGTATCTCAAACGGGCCTTCACCATGCTCGGGCGCACCAATGATTTCCGTCAGCTCAAGCGCAGCCTCTACATCGTGGCTGCCGATGTTGAGAGTACCGAAGCGGTCTGTTTTGGCGCCCCCGGTTTTGACCATGTGCCCATTTCCAAGGCTATTCAGGCCAGTACTGCCTCGCCGGGGTTGTATGTGCCAGTGGAAATCGATGGGCGGTATTATGTGGACGGTACGCTGCGCAAGGGTTTGCACGCCTCCGTGGCTTTTGAAGACGGTGCCGACCTGGTTTTCGCCGTGAATCCCCAGGTGCCGATTGACGCCAGTGCAGCGGTCCGGGCCGGCTCCATGAAGCCGGGCGAGCTGACCCGCTCAGGTATGCCAAACGTTCTGTCACAGACCTTCAGGACCATGGTGTACTCAAGGATGCAGTCGGGCATTGCCCAGTATGCCCGGGATTATCCCGACAAGGATATTCTGCTGTTTGAGCCCACCCGCGACGACGCCAAGCTGTTCTTCTCCAACGTATTCAGCTTCCAGTCCCGCAGAATGGTGTGTGAGCACGCCTATCAGATGACACGGCGGGATCTTCTGAGTCGCGCAGACCAGCTGGAGCCCAAGCTGGCGAAATATGGCATCAAGCTTCGCAGGGATCGCCTTGAAGACGAGCAGCGGACGATCAGTACCAGTCTATACGGCGAAATGCTGCCACTGTATGTGGCCAAGGGCAGGAAGAAAAAAGCCGAGAAGGGCCGGTTGGCGGGTGGCTTGACTAACGTGTCGCACCTCTTTTCAAAGGCGCAGTAA
- a CDS encoding RNA pyrophosphohydrolase produces MIDSDGFRPNVGIILANHRGEVLWARRIGQDSWQFPQGGIKHDESPEDALFRELGEEIGLCANDVEIISCTRGWLRYRLPRRMVRQNSHPVCVGQKQKWFLLRMLSPDAQVCVDGTDSPEFDGWQWVSYWYPLGQVVSFKREVYRRALRELAPRLFYNMEQWHRAEQNRRLQEHQK; encoded by the coding sequence GTGATCGATTCAGACGGTTTCAGACCCAACGTCGGAATCATTCTGGCCAATCACAGAGGAGAAGTTCTCTGGGCAAGGCGAATAGGGCAGGACTCCTGGCAGTTTCCCCAGGGTGGCATCAAACATGATGAATCGCCCGAGGATGCACTGTTTCGGGAGCTTGGAGAGGAAATCGGCCTCTGTGCAAACGATGTGGAAATCATCAGTTGCACCCGAGGCTGGCTGAGGTATCGACTCCCGAGGAGGATGGTACGCCAAAACTCCCACCCTGTTTGTGTGGGCCAAAAACAGAAATGGTTCCTGCTGAGGATGTTATCGCCGGACGCGCAGGTTTGCGTGGATGGTACGGATTCACCGGAGTTCGACGGCTGGCAGTGGGTAAGTTACTGGTATCCGTTGGGGCAGGTGGTTTCATTCAAGCGAGAAGTGTATCGACGCGCGCTGAGAGAGCTTGCGCCGCGACTGTTCTACAACATGGAACAGTGGCACAGGGCGGAGCAGAACCGGCGTTTACAGGAACACCAGAAATGA
- a CDS encoding SPOR domain-containing protein, with product MSRDYARKDRPAKASATSRTKPAKLAKPKAARPKPKASARAQHGSLSLKWILSLAAVGGFIGFIFYLNSLPANPGSQPQAVSEKPAQKSEKTPTETAKEEDKPGFRFYEMLPESEVVPPKVEEYTPGPTQTDFNYLLQSGSFRSKEDAERQRAQIAFQGLRASTQRIDLDSGSVWYRVNVGPFTSRSQMNSAIDKLVSLNIQPLVRKIPKEG from the coding sequence ATGTCCCGAGATTACGCTCGCAAGGACAGGCCCGCCAAAGCGTCGGCCACGTCGCGCACGAAACCGGCGAAGCTGGCAAAGCCAAAAGCGGCCCGCCCAAAACCCAAGGCCAGTGCCCGGGCCCAGCACGGCAGTTTGTCACTCAAGTGGATTCTGTCCCTGGCTGCCGTGGGCGGCTTTATCGGGTTTATCTTTTATCTGAATTCCCTGCCTGCGAACCCGGGTTCGCAGCCGCAAGCAGTCAGTGAGAAGCCGGCCCAGAAATCTGAGAAGACGCCGACGGAAACAGCCAAGGAAGAAGATAAGCCCGGGTTCCGCTTCTACGAGATGCTGCCGGAATCGGAGGTGGTCCCGCCCAAAGTCGAAGAATACACGCCCGGACCGACTCAAACGGATTTCAATTATCTGCTTCAGTCCGGCTCCTTCCGCAGCAAAGAAGACGCCGAACGACAGCGGGCCCAGATCGCCTTCCAGGGTTTGCGAGCAAGCACCCAGAGGATTGACCTGGACAGCGGCTCCGTCTGGTACCGCGTCAACGTTGGCCCTTTCACATCCCGCAGCCAGATGAATTCCGCGATCGACAAACTGGTTTCTCTGAATATCCAGCCACTGGTCCGAAAGATCCCCAAGGAAGGCTGA
- a CDS encoding primosomal protein N': MPLTARIALNRPLRRLFDYVIPKGLELTPGQRVLIPFGRQQATGLVVEVGVEPPPGITLKAVAGAMEDWPALPAETFKLLSWASDYYQHPLGECLFTALPPALRRGRIAEEKKEQWWRAIESGSTIPANAHKQKALWDWLNRRSNGAPTTDILRAGFNRAQLKALQEKQLIEVVSPARPADFNEAPRLLARRPRLSEAQTSAAEQLASPAEGFAAFLLYGITGSGKTEIYLHYLKEHLRDQDQALVLVPEINLTPQTVARFQHYFGARIVVWHSALNDSERLATWLKVRNGEPVILVGTRSAALLPFTNLRTIIIDEEHDSSYKQGEGFRYSGRDLAVYRAHLNKCPVILGSATPSLESVHNAEQAKYHLVKLEERAGNAAPPVISLLDIRSRPLEGGLSRPALNAIEQILAKGEQALVFVNRRGFAPVMMCFDCGHMVECPRCDTRLTYHRRDRAMRCHHCDYQTAATEHCPKCKSEAFKPVGQGTERTEDILATAFPDTPVVRVDRDSTQRKGSIQGILNQVNTGKPCVLVGTQMLAKGHDFPNVTLVVVVNADGGLFSVDFRAPEQLIQTLLQVSGRAGRGTKPGKVLVQTCHSDHPLLKTLCEGHYLDIADQLLKEREEGQFPPFRAMAIFRAEGDTMEKSLQVLDTIKPLANTTGIETWGPLPAMIARRADKHRAQLILNARNRKKLNSLLTGICQELDQRKLPAGVKWMIDVDPQETG; the protein is encoded by the coding sequence GTGCCGTTGACCGCACGCATTGCCCTGAATCGTCCCCTGCGTCGACTCTTCGATTACGTTATCCCGAAAGGCCTTGAACTGACGCCTGGTCAGAGGGTTCTAATACCCTTTGGCCGGCAGCAGGCAACGGGCCTTGTTGTTGAGGTGGGCGTTGAGCCTCCCCCCGGCATCACCCTCAAGGCTGTGGCAGGCGCTATGGAAGACTGGCCCGCGTTGCCCGCGGAAACCTTCAAGCTTCTCAGTTGGGCAAGCGACTATTATCAGCATCCGCTCGGCGAATGCCTGTTCACTGCCCTGCCCCCAGCACTCAGGCGAGGGCGCATTGCAGAGGAAAAAAAGGAGCAGTGGTGGCGGGCAATCGAAAGCGGCTCGACGATCCCCGCGAATGCGCATAAACAGAAAGCCCTTTGGGATTGGCTGAACCGGCGATCCAACGGCGCCCCGACAACAGATATTCTGAGGGCGGGATTCAACCGGGCGCAACTCAAGGCACTGCAGGAGAAGCAACTGATCGAGGTTGTCTCGCCAGCCCGACCGGCGGATTTCAATGAAGCCCCCCGGCTGCTGGCACGCCGACCCAGATTATCCGAGGCGCAGACGTCTGCTGCCGAGCAGCTGGCTTCCCCGGCCGAAGGGTTCGCCGCCTTCCTCCTATACGGCATCACCGGTAGCGGAAAAACCGAGATCTACCTTCATTACCTCAAAGAACACCTCAGAGATCAGGATCAGGCCCTGGTACTCGTTCCGGAGATCAACCTGACGCCCCAAACGGTCGCCCGATTCCAGCACTATTTTGGCGCACGGATTGTCGTATGGCACTCAGCGCTTAACGACAGTGAACGTCTGGCGACATGGCTGAAAGTGCGGAACGGCGAGCCCGTTATCCTTGTAGGTACGCGATCGGCTGCTTTGCTACCGTTCACCAACCTGCGAACCATCATTATCGATGAAGAGCACGACAGCTCTTACAAGCAGGGTGAAGGTTTTCGGTACTCGGGCCGGGATCTGGCCGTCTACCGCGCGCACCTGAACAAGTGCCCCGTCATTCTGGGATCGGCCACTCCGTCGCTGGAATCCGTTCATAATGCAGAGCAGGCCAAATACCATCTGGTGAAGCTTGAAGAGCGCGCCGGCAATGCCGCGCCCCCGGTCATCAGCTTGCTGGATATCCGGAGTCGCCCATTGGAAGGCGGTCTCTCCCGCCCTGCCTTGAATGCCATCGAACAGATTCTGGCAAAAGGTGAGCAGGCGCTGGTTTTCGTCAATCGGCGAGGATTTGCCCCGGTCATGATGTGCTTTGACTGCGGCCACATGGTTGAATGCCCGCGCTGTGACACTCGCCTGACCTACCACCGCCGGGACCGGGCGATGAGATGTCACCACTGCGACTACCAGACGGCGGCCACCGAGCATTGCCCAAAGTGCAAGAGTGAGGCCTTCAAGCCGGTTGGGCAGGGCACCGAGAGAACCGAGGACATTCTTGCCACGGCTTTCCCGGATACACCGGTGGTGCGTGTGGATCGCGACAGCACGCAGCGCAAGGGCAGTATCCAGGGCATCCTGAACCAGGTAAACACCGGCAAACCATGCGTGCTTGTGGGCACCCAGATGCTGGCGAAAGGACACGACTTCCCGAACGTCACACTCGTGGTGGTGGTAAACGCGGATGGGGGGCTGTTCAGCGTGGACTTTCGCGCCCCCGAGCAACTCATACAGACCCTTCTACAGGTCAGTGGCCGCGCCGGACGGGGCACAAAGCCCGGCAAAGTTTTAGTGCAAACCTGCCACAGCGACCACCCGTTGTTAAAGACGCTGTGCGAAGGCCACTACCTCGACATCGCCGACCAACTCCTGAAAGAGCGGGAAGAAGGCCAATTTCCGCCATTCCGCGCCATGGCTATCTTCAGGGCAGAAGGCGACACCATGGAGAAGAGCTTGCAAGTGCTGGATACAATAAAGCCCCTCGCAAATACCACAGGCATCGAAACCTGGGGACCGTTGCCAGCCATGATTGCCCGGCGCGCCGACAAGCACCGTGCGCAACTGATCCTCAACGCCCGCAACCGGAAAAAACTGAACAGCCTGCTGACCGGAATCTGTCAGGAACTGGACCAGAGAAAGCTGCCCGCAGGGGTCAAATGGATGATTGATGTTGATCCGCAGGAAACAGGCTAA
- the ptsP gene encoding phosphoenolpyruvate--protein phosphotransferase has product MLSILRSLVQEVNSARDLQEALDIIVSRVQKAMGTEVCSVYLLDPATNRYILMATEGLYRKAVGQVSLAYSEGLVGLVGSREEPINLEDAPSHPRYRYFPETGEERFRSFLGVPIIHHRRVLGVLVVQQRESSRCFDEGEEAFLVTVSAQLAGVIAHSEATGAISGLSLTGEETHDVSFNGVPGAPGVAIGRSVVVYPSADLDVVPEKPTDDIDQELALFGASVKAVREDIERVAKRLASQLRPEEQALFDVYLRMLGDDAMPGEVSNKIKEGIWAQGALKQVVQQYIRHFEMMDDHYLQERAVDIRDLGRRLLSHLQEGEQKHLNYPERTVLVSEELTPAMLGEVPKGQLVGLVSVKGSSNSHVAILARAMGVPTVMGLVDIPVNQLDGKELIVDGFEGQIFASPSADLRSYYQAICDEEDELIRGLEVLKDKPCETTDHHRVSLLVNTGLMTDVVRSLSHGAEGIGLYRTEVPFMIKDRFPSEQEQREYYREQLEAFAPSPVTMRTLDIGGDKALTYFPIQEENPFLGWRGIRVTLDHPEIFLVQVRAMLKASEGLNNLQIMLPMISNISEVEESLHLIYRVYHEVREEGYDIHMPKVGVMVEIPAAVYQIRELADRVDFLSVGSNDLTQYLLAVDRNNPRVAQLYHSYHPAVLQALVRIAQDAHSVGKPVGICGELAGDPGGALLLMAMGYDSLSMNAASLPKVKSVIRSVSREWAIQLLEDVLLLDSPHVIKSCVDLALRNAGFGRYLRPGKSTAMAVSEAAVS; this is encoded by the coding sequence ATGCTGAGCATTCTGCGAAGTCTAGTACAAGAGGTAAACAGCGCCCGCGATTTGCAGGAGGCGCTGGATATCATTGTATCTCGGGTGCAGAAAGCCATGGGAACCGAAGTCTGTTCCGTTTACCTGCTTGACCCGGCCACCAACCGCTACATTCTGATGGCCACCGAGGGCCTTTACCGTAAGGCGGTTGGCCAGGTGAGTCTGGCTTACTCCGAGGGCCTTGTTGGTCTCGTGGGTTCCCGTGAAGAACCCATCAACCTGGAAGATGCGCCTTCTCATCCGCGCTACCGGTATTTCCCGGAGACCGGGGAGGAGCGGTTCCGTTCTTTCCTGGGTGTTCCGATTATTCACCATCGCCGGGTGTTGGGAGTACTCGTTGTCCAGCAGCGGGAGAGTTCCCGCTGCTTTGACGAGGGCGAAGAAGCCTTTCTGGTCACCGTGTCCGCTCAACTGGCGGGGGTCATAGCCCACAGCGAGGCCACAGGCGCCATCAGCGGCCTGTCCCTGACCGGGGAAGAGACGCACGATGTCAGCTTCAATGGCGTGCCGGGTGCTCCGGGCGTTGCTATCGGCCGTAGCGTTGTCGTTTATCCGTCCGCTGACCTTGATGTGGTACCGGAAAAGCCCACCGACGATATCGATCAGGAACTGGCGCTGTTCGGAGCTTCGGTTAAAGCGGTGAGGGAAGATATCGAGCGGGTTGCCAAGCGGTTGGCTTCGCAGCTGCGTCCCGAAGAGCAGGCCCTGTTCGATGTCTATCTAAGAATGCTGGGAGACGACGCCATGCCCGGTGAGGTGTCGAACAAGATCAAGGAAGGGATCTGGGCCCAGGGCGCCCTCAAGCAGGTGGTTCAGCAGTATATCCGTCATTTCGAGATGATGGATGATCACTACCTGCAGGAACGCGCTGTTGATATCCGGGATCTCGGCCGCCGTCTGCTTTCCCATCTCCAGGAGGGCGAGCAGAAACACCTGAATTACCCCGAGCGCACGGTACTGGTCAGCGAGGAGCTGACGCCGGCGATGCTTGGTGAGGTTCCCAAGGGGCAGCTGGTGGGTCTGGTGTCGGTCAAAGGCTCCAGTAACTCTCATGTAGCCATCCTGGCACGTGCCATGGGCGTGCCCACGGTTATGGGACTTGTCGACATTCCGGTGAACCAGCTTGACGGTAAGGAGCTGATCGTAGACGGCTTTGAGGGCCAGATTTTTGCTTCGCCATCGGCAGACCTCCGCTCCTATTACCAGGCGATCTGCGATGAAGAAGACGAGCTGATCCGGGGCCTTGAGGTCCTAAAGGACAAGCCCTGTGAAACCACCGATCACCACCGGGTTTCGCTGCTGGTGAACACCGGTTTGATGACCGATGTAGTGCGCTCGCTCTCCCACGGTGCCGAGGGTATCGGCCTGTACCGGACCGAAGTGCCGTTCATGATCAAGGACCGGTTCCCCTCCGAGCAGGAGCAGCGTGAGTACTACCGGGAACAGCTTGAAGCCTTTGCACCCAGCCCGGTGACCATGCGTACGCTGGACATTGGCGGCGACAAGGCGCTGACCTACTTCCCGATTCAGGAGGAGAACCCGTTCCTGGGCTGGCGCGGGATTCGGGTTACCCTGGACCATCCAGAGATCTTCCTGGTGCAGGTACGGGCCATGCTCAAGGCCAGCGAGGGCCTGAACAACCTCCAGATTATGCTGCCGATGATCTCCAACATCTCGGAAGTGGAAGAGTCCCTGCATCTCATTTACCGGGTGTATCACGAGGTTCGCGAAGAGGGCTACGACATTCATATGCCCAAAGTAGGCGTGATGGTCGAAATCCCGGCTGCCGTTTACCAGATCCGGGAGCTGGCGGACCGAGTGGACTTCCTCTCAGTTGGTTCCAACGACCTGACCCAGTATCTGCTGGCGGTGGATCGTAACAACCCACGGGTAGCCCAGCTCTATCACTCCTATCACCCCGCGGTGCTTCAGGCGCTGGTCCGGATTGCCCAGGACGCGCACTCGGTAGGCAAACCGGTTGGCATCTGTGGCGAGTTGGCGGGGGATCCCGGTGGTGCGCTGCTTTTGATGGCCATGGGCTACGATTCCCTGTCCATGAACGCCGCCAGCTTGCCCAAGGTCAAATCGGTGATTCGTAGTGTCAGCCGTGAGTGGGCCATTCAGCTACTGGAGGATGTGTTGTTGCTGGACTCGCCTCACGTGATCAAGAGCTGTGTCGACCTGGCGTTGCGTAATGCCGGCTTCGGCCGTTACCTGCGCCCCGGCAAGTCAACGGCCATGGCGGTCTCAGAGGCCGCCGTTTCCTGA
- the argS gene encoding arginine--tRNA ligase → MKETVSDLLQSALAALQADGTLPADQSFTPQVGNTKDKSHGDYACNIALVASKAAGCAPRKLAEALVENLPESSAVEKVEIAGPGFINFFMSTASAFEVVNAILDEGDRFGRNNQGQGEKVQVEFVSANPTGPLHVGHGRGAAIGDCLCRLLEANGYDVTREFYYNDAGAQIDNLALSVQSRVKGLTPDDESWPADGYRGDYIVDVAKAYLAGDTVTADDREVTAKADPEDRDAIREFAVAYLRREQDLDLKAFGVQFDVYFLESSLYEDGKVEATVKRLQENGYTYEQDGAMWLKTTEFGDDKDRVMRKKDGGYTYFLPDVAYHLDKWQRGFTTVINEQGADHHSTVTRVRAGLQALNAGIPQGWPDYVLHQMVMVTRSGQEVKISKRAGSYVTVRDLIDEVGRDATRFFLAARRVDSQLTFDIDLARSQTNENPVYYVQYAHARICSVLRKLAEEGVERSRNECIGDLSLLTLDEEKDLANQLAKYPELIANSAAQREPHHLTHYLRDLAGQFHTYYNAHKVLIEDTAVRDARISLYLAIRQVIANGLDLLGVSAPEEM, encoded by the coding sequence ATGAAAGAGACCGTTTCCGATCTGCTCCAGTCTGCACTGGCAGCACTCCAAGCCGATGGCACACTGCCTGCGGACCAGTCCTTCACTCCACAGGTGGGCAATACCAAGGACAAGTCCCACGGCGATTATGCCTGCAACATTGCCCTGGTTGCCTCGAAAGCGGCTGGCTGCGCGCCCCGCAAACTGGCGGAGGCGCTGGTCGAGAACCTGCCCGAGAGCAGTGCGGTGGAGAAGGTGGAGATTGCCGGGCCCGGTTTTATCAACTTCTTTATGAGCACTGCGAGTGCCTTCGAAGTGGTCAATGCCATACTGGATGAAGGCGATCGTTTCGGCCGCAACAATCAGGGCCAGGGCGAAAAAGTTCAGGTGGAGTTTGTCTCGGCCAACCCCACGGGCCCCCTCCACGTTGGCCACGGCCGTGGCGCGGCAATCGGCGACTGCCTTTGCCGGCTGCTGGAAGCCAACGGTTACGATGTAACCCGGGAGTTCTACTACAACGACGCCGGGGCGCAGATTGATAACCTGGCGCTCTCAGTCCAGTCGCGGGTGAAAGGTCTGACGCCGGACGACGAGAGCTGGCCGGCGGACGGCTACCGGGGAGACTACATTGTTGATGTTGCCAAGGCCTACCTTGCTGGCGACACCGTTACCGCAGACGATCGGGAAGTGACCGCCAAGGCGGACCCGGAAGACCGCGATGCCATCCGCGAGTTCGCCGTTGCCTACCTGCGGCGGGAGCAGGATCTGGACCTGAAAGCCTTCGGGGTTCAGTTCGATGTCTATTTCCTGGAATCCTCCCTGTACGAAGACGGCAAGGTCGAAGCCACGGTCAAGCGCCTGCAAGAAAATGGCTACACCTACGAGCAGGATGGCGCCATGTGGCTGAAGACCACGGAGTTCGGCGATGACAAGGACCGGGTTATGCGCAAGAAGGATGGTGGTTACACCTACTTCCTGCCGGATGTCGCCTATCACCTCGACAAGTGGCAGCGGGGCTTTACCACTGTTATCAACGAACAGGGTGCCGACCATCACTCAACCGTTACCCGCGTCCGCGCCGGCTTGCAGGCACTGAATGCCGGCATTCCTCAAGGCTGGCCTGATTACGTGCTGCACCAGATGGTAATGGTGACCCGCTCCGGCCAGGAGGTGAAAATCTCCAAGCGCGCAGGCAGCTATGTAACAGTCCGGGACCTGATTGATGAAGTGGGCCGCGATGCCACCCGATTCTTCCTGGCCGCGCGCCGCGTCGATTCACAATTGACCTTCGATATCGATCTGGCTCGCTCCCAGACCAATGAAAACCCGGTCTATTACGTTCAGTATGCCCACGCGCGCATCTGCAGCGTGCTTCGAAAACTGGCCGAGGAAGGTGTAGAGCGCAGTCGCAACGAATGTATTGGCGACCTCTCACTGCTCACGCTTGACGAGGAAAAGGACCTGGCCAACCAGCTGGCCAAGTATCCGGAGCTCATTGCCAATTCCGCCGCGCAACGTGAGCCGCACCACCTCACGCACTACCTGCGGGACCTGGCGGGCCAGTTCCATACGTATTACAACGCCCATAAGGTATTGATTGAAGATACCGCCGTTCGTGATGCCAGGATCAGCCTCTACCTTGCCATCCGGCAGGTTATTGCCAACGGTCTGGACCTGTTGGGCGTCAGCGCACCGGAAGAGATGTAA
- the hslU gene encoding HslU--HslV peptidase ATPase subunit: MSAMTPREIVHELNKHIVGQEEAKRAVAIALRNRWRRMQLDSSLRDEITPKNILMIGPTGVGKTEIARRLAKLADAPFLKVEATKFTEVGYVGRDVESIIRDLADMAVKMLREAEMKRHEERALDAAEERILDALIPPPRDFGEDSQRSSDSSTRQLFRKKLREGELDDKEIEIDLRNSSAGVEIMAPPGMEEMTNQLQSMFSNLSSDKRKTRKMKVSDALKRAKEEEAAKLVNEEEIKQKAIQAVEQNGIVFVDEIDKVAKRSENTSSDVSREGVQRDLLPLIEGSTVSTKYGSVRTDHILFIASGAFHLSKPSDLIPELQGRLPIRVELQALTPEDFKRILTEPDASLVQQYEALMLTEGVKLTFREDAIARIAEVAWKVNESTENIGARRLHTVLERLLETLSFDAGDKVTDGFEVTAEYVDEKLGELSEDEDLSRYIL, from the coding sequence ATGTCTGCAATGACTCCCCGTGAGATTGTCCACGAGCTCAACAAACACATCGTGGGCCAGGAAGAAGCCAAGCGGGCGGTGGCTATCGCCCTGAGAAATCGCTGGCGCCGGATGCAGCTGGACAGCAGCCTGCGCGATGAGATCACTCCCAAGAACATCCTGATGATCGGCCCCACGGGTGTGGGTAAAACCGAGATTGCCCGGCGCCTCGCAAAATTGGCCGATGCCCCGTTTCTGAAAGTGGAGGCCACCAAATTCACCGAAGTCGGCTACGTCGGCCGCGACGTGGAATCCATCATTCGTGATCTGGCGGATATGGCCGTCAAGATGCTGCGCGAAGCAGAAATGAAGCGTCACGAAGAACGGGCACTGGACGCGGCGGAAGAGCGCATCCTTGATGCACTGATCCCGCCGCCCCGGGATTTCGGTGAGGACAGCCAACGCAGTTCCGACTCCTCCACTCGCCAACTGTTCCGGAAAAAACTCCGGGAGGGCGAACTGGACGACAAGGAAATCGAGATCGACCTGCGTAATTCCAGCGCCGGAGTTGAAATCATGGCGCCTCCGGGCATGGAAGAGATGACTAATCAGCTGCAGAGCATGTTCTCCAACCTGTCTTCCGACAAGCGCAAAACACGGAAGATGAAGGTTTCAGACGCCCTCAAGCGGGCCAAGGAAGAAGAAGCTGCGAAGCTGGTCAACGAAGAAGAGATCAAACAGAAAGCCATTCAGGCCGTCGAGCAGAATGGCATCGTGTTCGTGGATGAGATCGACAAGGTCGCCAAGCGATCCGAGAATACCTCGTCGGATGTTTCCCGCGAGGGCGTCCAGCGCGATCTGCTCCCGTTAATCGAGGGCAGCACCGTAAGCACGAAATACGGATCTGTGCGCACCGATCATATTCTGTTCATCGCTTCCGGCGCGTTCCATCTGTCCAAGCCCTCGGATCTCATTCCGGAGCTGCAGGGCCGCTTGCCGATCCGCGTTGAGCTTCAGGCACTGACACCCGAGGACTTCAAACGCATCCTGACCGAGCCGGATGCCTCCCTGGTGCAGCAGTACGAGGCGTTGATGCTGACGGAAGGCGTAAAACTGACGTTCCGGGAGGATGCCATTGCCCGTATCGCCGAGGTTGCCTGGAAGGTGAACGAGAGCACTGAAAACATCGGTGCCCGTCGGCTGCACACCGTCCTTGAGCGGTTGCTTGAAACCCTGTCCTTCGATGCCGGCGACAAGGTTACCGATGGCTTCGAGGTAACCGCCGAATACGTGGATGAAAAACTTGGAGAGTTGTCCGAAGACGAGGATCTGAGCCGGTACATCCTGTAA